ttcacacaaattttcgatcaattgtgaaacttcctgatccaccggcttctcataagtagtgaaactatTGGTTTGAGGGTTAGGTGACGAATCAGTCTCCAGTATCGGGACTTCTGAAGCGGAGACGCCGCCGAACTCAGATGTCAGTTTGatgagaaaatcgagtatgtGGTTCATCATACTCTTCATCatatccatgttcctggtatgaatCTCCaagatttgagccaactctgtcaGATTCGAGGTTCTTCCATTTTCCGTGCCGTCAGATGTAACATTGGAAGGAGGAACATTGCCATTTGAAAGGTTCTGGATCGGGTTTGgatcagttgaattagtcctaagaccaaccatcttgtggaatcgtgagattgcaaccgagagattaaatatttgctggtttttatggaattgaggagacgtccttgtagagactccttgaaccgagcaaaatgttgaacctcacacagatgcactgcaagaagggggtactttaatttcgagagatcaatctgtaggaccccagcctaaaccaagaacaatggctgttccagagtcaattcggtcacaagagatgattggttgatctgtaggaaggaagctgagaaatatgcgGGATCAatagtgatctgagattgtatatgtgttgtgaattcagcgtaagaacgctctgaatgattgaattttactcaattgagagtgatttctcagacgatgagttcttgtagacgaaagattgtctgtatgaacttgccgagaaattccttgTCCTTTCAATAATGATACAGAGGTctttttatattgttggaattgaaaacaccatgatcccatgaaatgtgacagttgctggaatcagagagtggggacgtgggaaatcatgtcaaaacgagttgctcatcatgcgggaACTTGGTTagttttccacccactactttgccgaatcttccaactgattgcacgacttgctcacattctcatcgtgtgtatgaacacacgtgtcgtagaccgccagatcaaaaccctagttaatatcccccatgtgacacgattgatgtctcgtgattgtggagtcaattgctgactttatgggacgatgagtccttgtattgctgagttgaacattatTTGCAAATGTTATGAGACTCATGGATTTAAAATGTCTtatgagacgaggtattattatgttgataacctaagacgagcaaattatgttgctgaattgttgagtattgatatttgaaccaatattctttaatctgagcaaatattgctggtttgagcaaatactgctagtctgagcgaatattgctagtttgagcaaatattgccggttttagcaaatattgctcgtttgatgaattgttgatagcaggaccaaataaaatattaatttaagatactgcctgctgggtcgagtataataaataaaagtgttgatcatgggatcaacatataattatcagtatttgaatctgctcagaatcacgttttcgCAAAGctttggattcaaaaaccctaattttaagtaaattgatgatttattgaaaatcaaccgcacaGAGCGAAGGGACCGACTACCTGTGATGATAAGTCTACCATGTAACGCCTAGAAgctcgaatgagaaaaataccaaagtctcttggggaccagttggtgaaagaatgattaaatgttggtttaatcatttattgaaataatgctcgtgtgagcgtcagataataaaacctagtcatgaaaagatgagggaccgaccaagaggtcatgagaccggctgcTGATGgcagtcccctggcgcttttgcaaatattttattattattttcttcctattttgcataggttcatcattccttcgtgttctgaaatgctcgttcgcgcattcagatgttggtctgtgcattattgctaaacacacttgcaccatttcttcagggcttattcgatgctcagatgcctgcacgttgaatatttattactaacccatggaattctgctgggaaaaccataaattgaagtaacgaaacattcaaagaatcgtataatatagttgaatattcagctaagattagagataattaatggATGGCTcaatactagcagggcttcctatctagaaGCAttattatctgagagttgagcaatatgaacttgctagagtgtcatatttctcctatatagtcagggaaaacctggttgcatcctgaagacgttgttgctctatactagcaggcatgttgtctaggagccgtccaatctttcgattctataaagaaataattactgaaatttctcagtattcatgagatgtgtcgtagCCTTATCTGGGAGACAACACATCTACATATaatctgagagacatccttctcagtcagaggttttatggcatgagctttcacgctttattgagagacatgagtctcaatactaaTCCGATTGCCAGATCccgagtatgtataattatggttttacgattttgcccttgtcgaaaatccactatctacatTACTAAGCCTGTAATCTTTCATCTTTCTCTTGCATCTATCATTTCAGAGGCAATAAGGATTCCATCTGTGATATGTCTCTCATCTACAAAAGCTCCCTGGAATTTAGATATTATGGTTGGTATTACAACTTTCATTTTGTCAGCAAGACActtggaaatgattttgtaaatgCCTCAAATAATACTAATGGGCCTGTAATTATTCATAGACACTGGACCTTCACACTTTGGAAGAAGAATAATGTTAGTATAGTTGAGCCTCCAGTCTAGAGTGCTAGTAGAGTGAAATTCATGAAAGACATTCCTTAATTCAGGCTTGATTATATCCCATGTTGCTTTAAAAAGTTCCGTTGTGTACCCATCTAGACCTGGTGACTTATTCAAACCAAAACATTTGATTACCTTgcacactttcttcttcttcaaaggaTCTTTCCAGCAGAATACTATTTTGCACTGAGAGAGAAGGCAGAGCTAAGTCATCAAAAGCTGGTCTTAGAGAGAATTCTTCTTTGAAAAAATCACTGTAAAATCTTTTTGCTTCAGAATTTATTTCTTCCTTGTCATGACACATAGTATCATTAATGACCAGAGAAGTAATGCCATTAGTTATATATCTACAAGAAGCATTTTTATGAAAAAATCTTGAATTCCTTTCACCATCCATGAGCCATTGACCCTTAGATCTTGCATGCCATTTTCTTGCTAGATTTAGAGAAGCCTTTTTATGTTGAATCCTGAAATCTTCCCTTTCAGTAAAATCTTCCTGTGATAAAACATTTATCTCATCCAGATTGTCCATCACATCAATAAGATTTTCAAGTCTATCCACTTCAGCTTGTAAGGATCCGTAAGTATATCTTCcccattttttgataaaaaatttcAATCCTTGAAGTTTTTTAGCAAGAATATAACTTGGTTTACCAACAAAAGTTAAAGTGTTCCACCAAATTTTCAAATTGTTCAAAAAGTCTGGATGAGATAAGAAATAGTTCTCAAATCTGAAGGGCGTTTTGAAAGAAGTACATGCATTGCAGCTCAAAAGATTTGGAGCATGGTCAGATGTAGGTCTTTTTAGTCTTGTTTGTACCAACCCTGGACATTGATCTTCCCATTCTATTGACATGAAAAATCTGTCTAGTCTTTGTAGAAGAGGAGGATCTTGAGAATTTGTCCGAGTGAACCTTCCACCAGCCATTGGGATGTCCATAAAATTCTGAGAATTCAAAAAATGCCTGAAATTTCTTCTGTTTATTTTAGTACCACCAACTATTTATATCAGCCTGACATAAGATTGCATTCCAGTCACCACCAATATACCATGGTTCATGCATAATAGTGCAAATGTCTTCTAATTCTTGCCAAAATTGTGCATTGTAAGTTGGATCAGGTGCACCATAAACTGATGTGAAAATCCAAACAAAACCATCCTTGGTATTTCCGAAACTGATAGTCAAAGAGAAATCCCCTAAAAGAACCTCCTCCTTGGACACACCACCACCGTTCCATAGAGTTATGATTCCACTAGAGCTTCCTTCTGATGGTACGAAAGCATACTCGCAGTTATTATTGCCCCATAAGGATATTATAAGGGATTCATCTACATTTTCCATTTTTGATTATTGGATAGTGCAGATAGAAACTCTATTCTTTCGAATTGCGTGTCTTATAGCCTGAATTTTGATATCATCATTCAAGCCCCTAATGTTCCATGACATGATGTTA
Above is a genomic segment from Papaver somniferum cultivar HN1 chromosome 10, ASM357369v1, whole genome shotgun sequence containing:
- the LOC113315302 gene encoding uncharacterized protein LOC113315302; its protein translation is MAGGRFTRTNSQDPPLLQRLDRFFMSIEWEDQCPGLVQTRLKRPTSDHAPNLLSCNACTSFKTPFRFENYFLSHPDFLNNLKIWWNTLTFVGKPSYILAKKLQGLKFFIKKWGRYTYGSLQAEVDRLENLIDVMDNLDEINVLSQEDFTEREDFRIQHKKASLNLARKWHARSKGQWLMDGERNSRFFHKNASCRYITNGITSLVINDTMCHDKEEINSEAKRFYSDFFKEEFSLRPAFDDLALPSLSVQNSILLERSFEEEESVQGNQMFWFE